The window gccccaaactccacagttacacacctcggtcatatcgtcgtagtgcttaggagaagccctgcgccggtaacttcacgccggtaacttcatcatcaccgttgccgcgccgtcgtgctgacggaactctccctcggcctcaactggatcaagagtacgagggacgtcatcgagctgaacatgtgctgaacgcggaggtgtcgtacgttcggtacttgatcagttggatcgcgaagaagttcgactacatcaaccgcgttattgaaacgcttccactttcggtctacgagggtacgtggacacactctcccctctcgttgctatgcatcacatagatagatcttgcgtgatcataggtaaaaaaaattgaaatactgcgttccccaacacatggcACATAATTGTGTCCATGCCCTACCCATGACTAGTCATTTAGATTTCGGCCGTTTGGGTATTACCCATGGGCATGACAAtgtgcccataccctacccatgcggGTCGGGTACCATGGGTACCAATGCCCATGGGTAAAATTGTCATCCTTAACTGTACATTGTTAGGTACAAGTGAGGCACTTGCGAAGGCCGTGCGTTAAACGCGGCTGGGTGAGCTCACCGGCGTGTGTGCTAAGCCGCTAACCAACTGGCCACTGGTATGTTCTCTTGTAAATGTACATTCTAAATAAATCGAAACCATCATCGGATCCTACTGTGGGGTGTATGTTGGAGGCTTAAAAGTAAAAAAACAGATTAGTTTTGTCCTAGGAGCATGAAAAGTTAGGTGAAGGGAAAATGGGTATCTGGAGATCAATAATCATGCAAAATTCCCAAAGGAAGGAGTGAAGAAAGATCAAAACTTGAGCTTGAGCAACATTATTATAATCAATCATGTAATTGTAAATCAGGATCAAGAAGCTCTGACTTGTACGGAGTATCTGCGAAACAGAAATAAATGGATGGCAAATTGGCATGATATGAGGCCAATAAGTCATAGGCTACACTGTTCCAAGTTTAAACCATCAATTCATCCTAAGGCAAAAGTATTATTACTCATTTTTTGCTAATATTACTCGGTGAGGGCACCTAGCACAATTAGTTGGGTGAGTAAATCGAGTTTTAAACATTGTTGCCTGTTATACTCAAGCAAAAGAGAAAGCTAACCTCAACTCATGATCCTCACTTAGTAAATTCAGATAAGTTTGCCTCAATTAGTTGGGTCATGGCCAATCTTGACTGTCGTCCTCATTTTGCAGCATCCTCACTGAATCAACTAGAACAGAAATAGCTTTCTGGCAAGCTGCAGAGAAACAGCCACAGATAAAACATTAGCATGATGCGCCTAATGGCATCACACAACACAACACAGAAATACCTTTCTGGCAATAATAAAGCTCGACTCTTTGTAATCCTGCATTCTCATGGTCGAAGGACATGTACCAGTCAGATGACTCATGGAAGGATAATAAATTTTCGACTTCTGAATTTGGAATTGCATTTAGCTAGGAAATTTTGTTCCCCTTACAAACTTTCTTATATATACAACCATTGATATCATTGCAATATGTTCAGCCATTTTATGAAATTCAGATGATTGCTAAAAGTAAGAGGCTAATTAAAACAAGATGTTCAGCCATTTTCCAACTATGTTTCCAGCTAATTAAAACAAGTAAAAACTGGAAGATAACCATATAAGCCAAAACTTAACTGCATCATTAAAGATAAGTTCCAAGtaaagtcataaaaaaccaagatTCATTTTCTAAAGGGAAGTGCAGACCAACATCTCACGAAAATCATGACTTCACAAGAAATGAACTAGTTTCAGAACAGAAGCCAAACAACTCAGGATCAGGCAATAGATATTTAATGGACCTCAGTTAACAAATAGGGTCTGAAATCACTTGGGTGAAGCTTTCATGAATTATTAGCCCAGCTCACCCAAAaccaaaaataaataaacaaaataaaataaagaggcttCATGTAGTGCCCAACTATTAAGCCAAAATCATCCAATGAAAAGAAGTCATCCTTGTGAAATATCAGAAGCGTCTCACCTCCCATGGGAGGCCGCGTAGTGCTTTATTGATTGATCGGGGCTTATCCCGTGTAATGCATACATTGTTCTGTTATACAGCCGTGGTTGGCAAGGAGAGAATAAAGAGGTAAGAAAAGCAACAGTGAAAATTACATAAGCTAGCGGTAGACGATGAGCGAATGCAAGCCGTCCGATCTTCTTCTCCATCGTCAATCCCCAGGGGTTCATTATCTGAACCGGTACAGTTAACTGAAGACTAAAACACCTAGCAAGTTCAGTCACAATGCCCCCTTGTGAGCGTGATCTTGTCTTCAAGAAGCTGAAGGTTGACGACACCATGCTTTGACTGTCTTCTTGAAAAAGGCTGGCAATGTATGCTTCATGAAGTCCACATCTTCCCAAGTTGCGTCATCCAGAGGAAAATTCAGCTGGCTAATGTGGAACAATGGGTGGATACCCACGTTTGCAGCTGCAGGTGATATGCCACACTGCCCACATGATACAGTACTCGAAATGGTCCGTAGAACTTCCTTTGCAGCTTGATGTGAGAGCGAAGGCCGAAACATATGGCTGAAGCTTCAAGTAAACCATGTCAACTACTGCGAGAGTCCTTCCGACTCACTTGCGATCTGCATATTTATTCATGCGCTGTCAGTAGTTGTTGTCTGTGCCTCACTGTCAGTAGTGCCTTCCATTGAGAACTCACTGATTTGTCGCTGTGGATATCCATACAAGGCCTCGAAAGGAGTCTCTTGGAGAGACGAATGAAAAGAACTGTTGTACCAGTATTTAGCCATGGGTAAATGCTGAACCCGTTTCTTCGGATCAGTAGAAACCAGGCAGCAAAGGTAATCTTCAATACACTCGTTCACACGTTCAACTTGCAAGGTCAGTCTGACAATGTCGCATTCTCCATTGGAGATGCATTTTGATGTATGAGTGCTATATCAAGAAAGACTTTTTCCAAAGATGTTTCTAGCTAGTTAAAACAAGTCAAAACTGGAACACAACCATATAAGCCAAAGCTTAACTGCATCATAAACCAAGATTCATTTTTTAAAGAAAAGCCAACAAAGTGTAGACCAGCATCTCAATCAAATAGTTTCAGAATAGAAGCCAAACAACCATAAGGGTCAGCCAATAGATACTTAAGAAATGGACCTCAATCAACAAACAAGATTTGAAATCATTTGTGTGAAGCTTTCACTGATTAGTAATCCAGCCCACACagatccaaaaataaaataaaataaagaggcttCATGTCGTGCTCCAGCTAAGCATTATAAATTCAACTGATCTAAGCCCAACTGTTAAGCCAAAATCATTCAAGGAAACAAAGTCATCCAATTTTAGCAAGAGAACCAATATTAAGGCAAAATAAACATAAATCTGTTCTTAACAGTTCAAGATGGAAAAAGAAGAACAGCAAGAGCTTGAATAGCGAAAGCAAACTGCTAATTATCGATAGGGAAAATGCTCTCAGGTTATTATTATACTCCCTCTTCTAGTCCTGGAAAAGTTGTTGGTTTAGGCATGGATTTAATTAACTTTTTCCAAACTTCGACTCACTATATTTCATAATATTTTTGGATTGGATATGTGAAAACAATGTGTAGGTTTATCTCATAAAGCATTTTCAAAACAATATTGTCTTGAAGAGCTTTACAGTAATAATGTATAATAAAAATAATGGTTATCTAAGTATTTTAAAGAAGTATAAATTTGAAGAGTTTTATAGTTAACGAAAATAAGTAGTAAAAGTTGCATTATGGGAGCTTCTTCAGAACTAGACTAGAGGGAGTATGTTCATCATTGAGCAACACACACATATTGTGGTGCTTCCCCATCAACCTAAAGCCTATTTTATTCACAAAAAAGAGACTAAAGCCTATTTAAAAGGTGTATACCATCCAATTTAAGAGATAATTTTTAATTCTGGAAAACTTAGTGGTTTTGATTTACGTTTTGTTAGTGTAAATAAACAGAAATTACTATGTAAAAGAGGGAGAGAGGTGGTAGATCTTACCAGTGTGTGTTACCTGATCAGACTGGAGCTAATGAGGGTTCCCAAATCCGACACCAAACCATCTTGCAGTTAATAGCTGAAGGATAATGTCTTTAACCTTGCAGTATCTTTGGGCCCAGCCTTCTGGTTCGGTGTCATCAACTCCTAAGCCAGGAGCCCGATCCTTTGAGTCGAGGTTGATCGGATCTTTCCAATCAGCCACATAAGCGGACACGCGCCTCTTGAACTTGACTTTGAACTCCGACCAAGCTTGGTATTTGTAGTGGTTCACACGTGCCAACGCGGTCCAGATGCTTTTGAAAGCAGGCTTGAGCTTAAAATGATGGACCACATTCATGAGGGATGGTTCCACGGCGTCGAGACGGACCAAGGATTTGTGCCGCTGTGGGCTCTTCAACCGGCAAGTGTAGCCCTGGCAGACCCCCTCTGGTGGATGTGCTGTTTGGCCCGAGGGGGCAAAATCATAACAAACAAGGTATATTTGGCCAACGCTATCATCAACAGAAATGACGGGCTCTAGCAAAGATTTTGATGGCTTCTCTAATCCTGCCCAGCTTGTTGAGAAGATGAATTCATCGACATCTATGACAGCCATCCATTAGCACGAAGCTTGCTGTGTGGCCGCGCAATGAGACAGACCAGCTTCTTGGACCTTGGTCCAAGGCCATGGCACGGTTGTGATGTTGAGCCCGGAGGATATGAGCTGCGCCACTAGGCCTGCCAAGTTGTCCTCGCTGCCATTGTCGTAGATAAAGAACTGATCCACGCCGATCGCACTATGGTAGAGTGCCCACTCCCTGAGAAACTTGGAGATGTTGCGTCCCATTGTGCAGGCGCAAATTGAACTCTTGTGAGGAGTCAGCGAAGAAGATTCAGCTTGCTGTTGCCGAAAGGTTGCAAGGGAGGGCATGGGATCCTCGCCGGTGACCCCTAGTGTGACAAGAATCTTGGTGCTTCCTCCTGACTTGACAGGTGTCGGCGGCGAGGGGCAGCGAGTAACTTGCTGTACTGAGGTGATTGCCGGTGTAGTTGCCAGCATGGTATCGGCGCCGTCGCTATAGCGATACAGGCACTGAAGGCCTTGGCGGCGGCTGATTCCCTTAGCGAAGACGAGCACGTCGCCTCCGTCCAGAAGAGCCGAGTCAAACACTATCGGGTCGCTGGTCCAGTTAAGCAATGCGCGGcccggagaaggagaagggggatctGGAGCAGCTGCGGCGGCCGAGGAAGTGGAGGAGTGGAGTAAGAGCGGCGCTTGGAGCTGCTGGAAGCTCTGCGCTGGGTCGGGAAGGCGGCAGACGTATGCGTGAAGCCCGGACGCCGGCAGCCTCCCGAGTGATCTCGCCGGGGAGGACGCCCCACCCTGGAAGGCACAGACGGCATCGCCGGTAGGCTCAGCGTCGTCCAGGATCAGGACCTCCTGGTCGGGAAGGAGGACCGCATCCGCGTCCTGCGGCGGCAGCGATTGACTGGCGCGGAGGCGGAGGGGCAGCAGGCGCCGCGCGAGGCTGTCATCGCTGAGGCGAAAGGGTGAGTATTGGGATTGCGGGGATGGCGACGACGAAAAGTCGACAGCGAACAGGAAGGGCGGGGGCGCCGGACTGTCGGCGACGAGCGGGAAGGGGGCGCCGAGGCCGAGGGGCAGCGAGAAGACCGGGCGGCCCGAGTAGGCGTTATGGCCTCCGCTTCCGGCTAACAGCAGGAGAGCTCCGACTGAGACGCCGCCGACGATGCGGCGCAGCCGGCTGCAGCGGCGGTGTCGCGGCATATTGGATTCGGCGGGAGCAGGAGCTCGATTTCGCGGGAGCAGGAGCGTGATTTGGCGGGAGCTCGAAGGCGAAAGATTGAGATTTCGCGGGAGCAGGGAGCAGAGCTTCGATTGCGGGGCTGCGACAAGACGGTCTCGATCGATCTGGGTTTAGGGTTTTCGACCCGACCCGAAcacgaatttttttaattttttttcgagTCGGGCTGGCGGGCCCGCTGGGTCGATTCCACTTCCCGCGTCGGTCGGATTGGGCTCCACCACGTCATTACGATCAGGCAGGCTGGTTTTTGCGAAGAACGCTGCTATACACACGATGCCACGCAGACGATTTGTGGACGATGCTAAATTCAAGCCATGTGATGCACAGCAGCAGCACTGTTCTACGGTTGGATTTGACTGTCGGCTACACATCGTGTGTGCAGTTTCGTCTGCACAGCAATTTCGTTTTGCGAAACGTgttgtctttttttcctttttacaaTATATAAAACGTGTCACCTTCTAACTCCAAATCCACACCGAGCCTCCGGAGGGAGAGGTTAGGGTTAGGATTTGCGGATCCATCCCGTATCCCCGGCCCGGACAGATACTCGGAATCGGGCCGTCCCGGAAAAAAATGTGGGGATCCCGCATCCGTGAGCCCAACTCCTTCATATGTGCGGGATTTCACCCGATTTTGCTGATCCCCTTTCGGTTGTCCCGAACCCACTTCTGCCGACTTCACCTCCCGCCTCCCGTCCCACCATCGATGCCGCCAATCCGTCCTCCAACTTCGTCGTCCTTCCTCACAGCGCCGGAATTCAACCGGATGGCCGCCCCCGGGAGCGCCATACCATGCGCCGTCGCAGCTCTGTCCGCCCGGGCCTCCCACGGCCACAACTCCTTTCGCTGGTGCTCCAATTCCTCCCGCCGCCGCTAGCACCATCAACAGGAAAGCGGCAATGGAGCCATCTCGTTCAAGGCAGCGCAACCGGCATGGCACCACCGAGTGTCGGACCCGCTCCGGTTCCACATGCCAAGAGGAAGAAGACCGCCTCGACCGGCCCTGACGATGCGCGGGTGAAGCCCCCGAGGAAGAAGGGGcggtgtcggattcagggctccgcaggcccaagaaaggttcaaactctagggcatGTGCGAAGAACCCGACCTATCCAGCCTACTAGCCCGTCGCCCCATGGCCTAGCTCAATGAATAAGGGAGAAGATGAACatagtagtttacccaggttcgggccaccttgcggtgtaaaaaccCACTCCTGCTTTGTgatggattggcctcacgaggggtTGAGGATGAATTAGTACAAGGAATGAACAACCCTGCGAGGTCTGCTCTGGTGAGGGTGGAAAGGATCTGATCCTCTCTATGGTGATGGCTAACCTATATttgtagtggcctcggtcctcttcttcccccaaaacgtaggcgggaagggatctcatagtggccaatttgaaaggggacaagcagtacatcttatcctgacgaaaggtggtcttcgcctacaaagcttctggtcatgacgctgcagtgggctcggcgatgacatccgtcctgccgtcctggtggtcttggtcttgttgcaccggaatggagacctttgccagattcctcgggaacccatggttgtgcttgcctccttagcaccaaagaggaaattgcctcctctgtgcccgctggcgcccgcctggccatggtcgtcatggcttgcctcaTCGCAACCTCATGAGGTCAGGTACCTTTGCATAGAAATATCCGTTCCTCGGGAGGTCGCCTGGGAAGGCTGCTCTCttgggaggtcttggcgtcgtccacctCGCAAGGGTCTTGTCTTGGCGGTCTtgtagatgggccgtaccaggccgccgaaggatccacgccgtaggccgcaggcaggcaagtctggtaccctggttcccaaaacaccgacagtcgGGCTCCTCCTTTGACTTCTGCTGACCCCAGCATCCACATTGACGGTGAAGCCGACGGCCATGCCTACGACGTGTTCGACGAAATAGCCGGgagttattttttcttcttttgctTGGTTTGCTTCGGTCACCTATGTTTTGGCCATTTGGAACACTTGCTTGAGCTTTGGTCATTGATTTTTGTAGCCAAAATGTGCCCTACACATATACAGAGATGTTGTCCAAGAGCATCGTGAATTTGAGTGCCACCCTTGGCGATTTTGATGCATCATACGTTGAGGTCGACGCGGAGGTGCATGATGAGATTGAAGATGATGATGTCGTGCAAGGGAATGAGGAGGCCGACTATGATGCTAGGGTGGGGAGGACCGGCAACTACACGGAGACGAAGGATGTGTGCTTAGTTAAAGCATGGGAAATCATCTCTCTTGACTCCATTGTCGGCAAGGACCAGACCTATGGCAACTATTGGCAAATGATCAAAGTCAAATTTCGTTAAATGCTGCCATTCCCATCCGACCGGACCTTGAAGGGCCTCCAAGGCCGTTGGGACACCATCAACAAAGCTTGCGGCTGTTGGGCCGGATGCTTGCAGGAAGTGTGGAATGCACCACCAAGTGGCGTCATTATTGATGATTACATCAGCATTTCTTCATCTTCATGTCCCTAGTCATGTGCATAGGAAGATTATGAGCTCATACTTGTCTCAATGTTGTTTGTAGGATCACATCAGCAATGAGTACTACAAGCAAACCCGGGCCTCCAATGGCCGGTCATTCAATCTTCAACATTATTGTTGGAAATGGCTCCAAGATAGTGAGAAGTGGAGGGTGAGGGATAAGGAATCCCCTCCAAAGAGAGGCATCAAAgtggaggttgatgatgatgatgatagtgatgatgcacCAAGAGGAGGAAGAAACAAGGGCAAACCGGATGGAAACAAGAAGGAGAAAGGAAGAGTCAAGAGGACGTCTGAGGTAATCACTTTGAGGGATCAAGTTGGTGAAATGGCGAAGATGAAGTAGGTTATGCTAGCCAAGCATTTGGGTGCAAAAGTGGTTATGGCCGATAAGAAAGAGAAGCACAAAGAGGATAAGTGGGAAAAGAGGTGTGCCTTCGAGGAGCGCAAGCTCATCCtagaggagaaaaagaggaaggacGAGAGGACCGCTGAGGAGGACCGATTCATGATGATGAATCCTGAGGGCATGGATGCAATGGAAAGAGAGTTTTGGGAGATGAAAAGAATGGAGATCATGCTCCGGAGGAAGATGGAGCTTCAAAATCTTATGGCCGGTGGTGGTGTTGCATTTGGTGGGTTTTTTTCTTTCGGCAATGTTGGTGGTGGCTTCGgcatgggtggtggtggtggtggtgccggcttaggcattggtggtggtggtggcttcgGCATGGGTGGTGGTGCTTCGGCAAGCCATGtcaatggtggtgatggtggtggtgctcACTCACCGGTCCAAGTTTGGGAGGATGGTGGTGCGAGCTCTCCGGTTCAAGTTTGTGAAGATGGTGGCGCGAGCTCTTCAGCCAATGTGGATGATGGCGATGGAGGTGCTAGGGGAGGTGTTGGTGGCGATGTTCTTCACAACAATTAGAATGTTGCTTGACTGATCTATGTCATTTGAGTATCTTTTGTCTTGTTTTATTGCGCATTCATGAGCCTAAACCGGATACCTCGTATGTTGCACATGATTTTGGATGTGATGAACTAGTATGATGATCAACTAGTGATGTATATATATAATGATGAACTAGTTTTTATGCACTTGTGATGATGAACTTGACAATATTTGCCTATATTTGTATTTGCGCGACCATGAACCCTCCGGCGCGGAACAGATCCCGCAAAACATTTGCGGGACGGGTTTACGGGAACTGTTCCGCGGGAGGGCTCTGATATATCccaaacatatctacttttccaaacacttttgctcttgttttggactctgatttgcatgatttgaatggaactaacccggactgactttgtttttagcagaattatcgtggtgttatttttgtgcagaaataaaagtcctcggattgagctaaaaatttatggagattatttccagaatatataaaaaatattggctaaGAGAACTACCGTAGGGGGCCACCCAGGAGCCACAAGCTTAGGGGCGTGCCCACCTCCAAGGGTGCGCCCTATGAGCCCGTGGGCCCCCCGAGCCTCCGGTTTCCCTAATTCCAACGCTATAACTACTATCTcgggaagaaaaaaatcagagagaaagtttcatcatgttttatgatacggagcctgtcatgggaacgattccgacaatagaGAGGGGTAGTGTaagggagcatgatctatcgagatgcaaatgggtgacacgtggttttagcgagttcgtgtcggcgttctgggaataggggtccccagacctgcctgcctgcggcctgctgcgtggctcaattagtggcccagtacggcccatcttcatcaaccaaacactcaagaccctcgcgaggggccaagcctcgcggggcggacgacacaaggcctcctcaggggtggcctcaccaggcaggctcgcgaggaggcggagagatcaaggcaaggggtacctcgcgaggtgctcatgacgtaagccatgacgatcaagaccaggcgggcgccaggcgggcgccagcttgtgcggtgtcctcatttcctctttggtgcaaagggggcaagcgcaggcgcggagtaccgaggcatcaggcaaaggtttccatatcggtgcaacaagaccaagaccagcagattgGCAGGACAGAGGTAACCGTGGAgcgcaagacggcgtcatcactagcacctttggcagtcgaagaccacctttagtcaggatagcttgtactagctgtcccctttcaaaatggccgttgttggattccttcccgctcaatatttgggaagaggaccagggcctctataaatagagatagccaccatagtaggaggggaTGGAATCCTTTCTAAGCAGAAcacccaccaccacaagaacacctctcctcccgaggctgttcttcctctgtactattcatcatcagcccaagaggcaatccaccacaccacacactggattagggtattacaccacaacggtggcccgaaccagtataaacctcgtgtctcttgtgttgttcatcgatctagcttaggggatcgcggcgaggctgagggcgtgtttcggtagggagaagatcttcatgcgcaccccagtgttcgaaccttaagggttttgccgaaacctgaTATCCGACAGTTCGGGCCTCTCGCGGTGGAGATAACAGCCCCACGTCTCGTGCTCCAGAGAGGCTTTATTTTATCTGTCATGAACATGGAGTTACATGGTGTattagagaggggggggggagaacgGACCTCCATgcatgagctaagtcctgagactagtgGTGAGGGAGAGAGATGAGAGCGAGAAGAAATGAGGGCATGCCCTCAAGTCTAGTGGtgggaggtggcttatatagagtgcaccaccccctcacctcctatgttacaaagtgtggTCATTGATGCCATAATGTCAGCCTACTAATAAGACGATGCCTCTAGTGCCTTGTCGACTGTTTgtcttcgcatatccgagtgagtcATACAACCAAGTGGTCCACTATCATCTGAGTGGACGGTGCGTCGAtatgtccgagtggatagtatgtctgtatGAGATTTATTTGGACCCACctgatgtgtggaccccatgctttatgatatttcgaCCATTCGTGGGCCTGCCTATTATGTGTGtacccaacattagcccccgaatcagttgcgattttgcagaacgagtttgtGAAAGGCACAATTTGGCCCGAGTGATTATGGAAATACTTGGTACCTGTCATCatgctttcagacaaccaaggtttgaacaaaatctcggTGGATTTTGGCACTGCGCTTCCCGACTGATCTGGTGTAAGTGCCCGTGAGGAGCAACTTGGTGGCATTCGTTCATCTCTCAGAAGAGGTTAGCTCGTGCTCGAAGTATGGGTGTGTCATTAAATCTGGGCAACAAGATTGACGCATGGACTACTCTCTtggagagatgccattcttatcccagAGGAACGTCAATACCAGTCGGCTCTAGATTCAAACTTAtgagtttcacgctttgagtcctaGAACAAGGCTCAAAAACGGCTCCGCGGAGGAGCATTAAACTCACCTTATAGTAATTTTTTTGAGTGATATTGAGCTGGTCCTGTAGCGAGTAACTGATTACTCAGAATTTTTTTGTTCTATGGGTGCGCAAGATTCCCACTGATTGCTGGTAGTCGGTTGGAGTCTTTAGGGTTTGTTGTACTCGAATGTTGGTGCTGGACTTGATTGAGCAAAATATTTCTTGTTGGCCTCTCttctagtgggggcatgctgagtgcacccactgggtgtagtccccaagcctCTGTCGGACTAtatgagtctggcagagggtttaagtttTGTGTTAACCTCCATGCAATCGGCACGGTAAATATCTTTTAGCCTGAAATTGAGTCAATCAGATGGATCTTCATGCACTTAGCACGACAAATAAGCTCAGCAAGGAGTTGAATCAGTCGGACTAATCTTTGTGCACTCGGCACGGTAAATAAATTCGGCATGGAACTGGGTCAAGCAGGCGAATCTTCGTGCCCTCGGCATGATGAATGATTTCGGCCTCGAAACTACCGACTGTAGAAAAAAGCTGGACACTCCAGGGAGTAATCGTTCTGGTAGTACTTCTTACATTGACTGTTAGCTTTTTCTCTTGCCAACCAGACGGTCGGGTAGGGACCGGGTTGGAGACGAAGAGTGAGCGTTAGGTATTGAGTGTATTTTATGAAAAAGTAGAAAGCCGAGTGAGGAACATGCCGACTGACGGCGTTCCCATAGGTTTAGCCCCCGAATCAGTTGAGGTTTAGTAGAACGAGTTtactacaactcaagtagaacaagtacttaaggcacatgatgattttctcaatgagatgaatagtaagaacaaCGATAATGTTGTtatggttatgactagaggtggtaagatgacttaggaacctttgtatcctcagggccatcctaagagagttgagcaagattcttagaaaattaatactgatgcacctagtcctagtaataaaaaagataaataaaactgataggactttacatgcttctagtgaacctgttgtagacacacataagaatcccaatgatatttctatttctgatgttgagacACAATTGTTGGGAaaagtagcatgcaatttcaagaaaaatcctacgctcacgcaagatctatctaggagatgcatagcaacgaagagtgtgtccacgtaccctcgtagaccgaaaagggaagcatttgacaacgcagttgatgtagtcgaacttcttctcgttccaacTGATCAAGCACtggaacatatggcacctccgagttctgcacacgttcagctcgatgacatccctcgaactcttgatccaacaaagtgtcaagggagagtttcgtcagcatgagggcgtggtg is drawn from Triticum dicoccoides isolate Atlit2015 ecotype Zavitan chromosome 6B, WEW_v2.0, whole genome shotgun sequence and contains these coding sequences:
- the LOC119320475 gene encoding glycosyltransferase family 92 protein RCOM_0530710-like gives rise to the protein MPRHRRCSRLRRIVGGVSVGALLLLAGSGGHNAYSGRPVFSLPLGLGAPFPLVADSPAPPPFLFAVDFSSSPSPQSQYSPFRLSDDSLARRLLPLRLRASQSLPPQDADAVLLPDQEVLILDDAEPTGDAVCAFQGGASSPARSLGRLPASGLHAYVCRLPDPAQSFQQLQAPLLLHSSTSSAAAAAPDPPSPSPGRALLNWTSDPIVFDSALLDGGDVLVFAKGISRRQGLQCLYRYSDGADTMLATTPAITSVQQVTRCPSPPTPVKSGGSTKILVTLGVTGEDPMPSLATFRQQQAESSSLTPHKSSICACTMGRNISKFLREWALYHSAIGVDQFFIYDNGSEDNLAGLVAQLISSGLNITTVPWPWTKVQEAGLSHCAATQQASC